Proteins encoded by one window of Flavobacterium sp. N502540:
- a CDS encoding sugar phosphate nucleotidyltransferase: MHNNLVILAGGASSRMKKEAISNNLSAEEIAQANERSKGLIGVGASGRPLLDYLLLNAKKAGYKKIYIIIGEQGELFKEFYGSQNTDNDFHGLTISFAVQYIPEGRVKPFGTADALFQAVEQFPELNTQQYSVCNSDNLYSAAALLALRETNSPNAFIAYDREALEFPSERISRFAIAKLDQNNQLLDILEKPSADVLADYKDVEGKIRVSMNAFKFNGSTLYTHLKNCPVHPERDEKELPTVLLNAVKENPNTTIGIPFSEHVPDLTAKEDIADVKEYLKQYYPVLDWSI; this comes from the coding sequence ATGCATAACAATTTAGTTATTCTTGCGGGTGGAGCATCCTCGCGCATGAAAAAAGAAGCCATTTCCAACAATTTATCTGCCGAAGAAATTGCGCAGGCAAATGAAAGAAGTAAAGGGTTAATTGGAGTTGGAGCAAGCGGGAGGCCTTTGCTGGATTATCTTCTGCTGAACGCTAAAAAAGCAGGATATAAAAAAATCTACATCATTATTGGTGAGCAGGGAGAGCTTTTTAAAGAGTTTTACGGCAGTCAGAATACCGATAACGATTTTCACGGGCTTACTATTTCATTTGCTGTACAATATATTCCCGAAGGCAGAGTGAAGCCCTTTGGTACGGCAGATGCTTTGTTTCAGGCGGTAGAGCAGTTTCCGGAATTAAACACACAGCAGTATTCAGTTTGCAACAGTGACAACTTGTATTCGGCAGCAGCGTTATTGGCACTTAGAGAGACCAACAGTCCAAATGCATTTATTGCTTACGATCGTGAAGCTTTGGAATTTCCTTCCGAAAGAATTTCGCGTTTTGCCATTGCTAAATTAGATCAGAACAATCAGTTGTTGGATATTTTAGAAAAACCTTCAGCCGATGTTTTAGCCGACTATAAAGATGTAGAAGGAAAAATCAGAGTAAGTATGAATGCTTTTAAATTCAACGGAAGCACTTTATATACCCATTTGAAGAATTGTCCCGTTCATCCCGAGCGCGACGAAAAAGAGCTGCCTACAGTGCTGTTAAATGCCGTAAAAGAAAATCCAAATACAACGATAGGTATTCCGTTTTCAGAGCATGTTCCTGATCTGACTGCTAAAGAAGATATTGCTGATGTGAAGGAGTATTTGAAGCAATATTATCCGGTTTTAGACTGGAGTATTTAG
- a CDS encoding RagB/SusD family nutrient uptake outer membrane protein, whose amino-acid sequence MKKYTIIFLLLTAGLQFSCNDDLDPTVYSSLTDTNGFQTKSDAIASINSIYGRLKGPSVGDNFSYWATRHFALTDIATDLGHCQYGGDPGQLSLGLWNSANGLLLEDWNAMYKLVANANFAIFNISKMSGITEAEKTQFIAEAKFLRASAYMDLTDAWGPVILVTEANLDNPNYLEQTPPSPVETIETLLIKDLNDAAAVLPVNYKKNAIYESNDVGRATKGAALTLLAKLYLRNHDWQKVATLTQQVMNLNEYSLFPTYLGLFKESNKWCSENIFSSLSDANVNGTELLNHFGPIDHPVVENRWQYYTVNWDFYNTFGNEDDRKKCFFPEFMGTDKLLHKQAPSLGAQPPKGEFYMPDVSTRKYADDETTTYYDGHSVNILRYADVLLSRAEALNEINGPTAEAIDLINQVKGRSHAKLLVLSDYNKTSLRDAILQERGWELFYEGKRRQDLIRMNKFDVLVNAYHLRVGETAPITMPKNKYYTYPQSQVDLNPNLSNADR is encoded by the coding sequence ATGAAAAAATATACAATCATATTCCTCTTACTGACGGCAGGTTTACAATTTTCATGCAATGACGATCTTGATCCTACCGTATACAGCAGTTTGACCGATACTAATGGATTTCAAACCAAATCGGATGCTATCGCTTCTATTAATTCAATTTATGGAAGACTAAAAGGCCCTTCTGTGGGAGACAACTTCTCGTATTGGGCAACAAGACATTTTGCTTTAACTGATATTGCCACAGATTTAGGACATTGCCAGTACGGTGGTGACCCGGGACAATTGTCTTTAGGGCTTTGGAATTCTGCCAACGGTCTGCTTCTGGAAGATTGGAATGCCATGTACAAACTGGTAGCCAACGCCAATTTTGCGATTTTTAATATTTCAAAAATGAGCGGTATTACAGAAGCAGAAAAAACTCAGTTTATAGCCGAGGCTAAATTTTTAAGAGCTTCTGCTTATATGGATTTAACAGACGCGTGGGGACCTGTTATTCTTGTAACAGAAGCTAACTTAGACAATCCAAACTATTTGGAACAGACACCTCCTTCTCCGGTTGAAACCATAGAAACTCTTTTAATTAAAGATTTGAATGATGCCGCTGCTGTTTTACCGGTGAACTATAAGAAAAATGCAATTTATGAAAGTAATGATGTAGGACGTGCTACAAAAGGTGCAGCGTTGACATTATTGGCAAAATTATATTTGCGAAATCATGACTGGCAAAAAGTAGCCACTCTTACACAACAAGTCATGAACCTCAACGAATACAGCCTGTTCCCTACTTATTTAGGACTTTTTAAAGAAAGTAACAAATGGTGCAGTGAAAACATCTTTTCGTCTCTTAGCGATGCCAATGTAAACGGAACGGAACTTCTGAATCACTTTGGTCCTATCGATCATCCGGTTGTCGAAAACAGATGGCAGTATTATACCGTAAACTGGGACTTCTACAATACTTTTGGAAATGAAGACGATCGAAAAAAATGCTTCTTCCCGGAGTTTATGGGTACTGATAAATTGCTTCACAAACAAGCACCTTCTTTAGGAGCACAGCCACCAAAAGGAGAATTTTACATGCCTGACGTATCGACCCGAAAATATGCCGACGATGAAACGACAACTTATTATGATGGTCACAGCGTAAACATATTGCGTTATGCTGATGTCCTGTTAAGCAGAGCCGAAGCATTAAACGAAATAAACGGCCCGACTGCCGAAGCGATAGACCTCATCAATCAGGTAAAAGGAAGATCACATGCCAAACTGCTGGTTTTATCCGATTATAATAAAACTTCTTTACGAGATGCTATCTTACAGGAAAGAGGATGGGAATTGTTCTATGAAGGAAAACGCCGTCAGGACCTAATCCGAATGAATAAGTTTGATGTTCTGGTAAACGCCTATCATCTGAGAGTTGGAGAAACCGCACCTATCACCATGCCTAAAAACAAATATTACACCTATCCGCAAAGTCAGGTCGACTTAAATCCAAACCTGAGTAATGCCGACAGATAA
- a CDS encoding LacI family DNA-binding transcriptional regulator yields MDKKYTIKDIAKMAGVSKGTVDRVLHNRGKVSPTALDKINEVLNVINYEPNLIARNLKNTKVYRICVLLPDPEIDPYWLPCINGIQDAKTEFKAYSVIIETHFFNPESTKSFLSAHDIIIQKSPDAVLIAPLFHKETVEIVKQYDDLNIIVNTFNNQIEGESIKSFVGQDLHKSGRVAASLMNLILTEGQIAIIHIDESLKNAVHMQEKEKGFKSYFDEKKISGFSLTTLKLKHQNVETKFSAFLDENPNLKGIFITTSKAYQIASILSTVKDKKIAIIGYDLVEKNVNFLNQGLVHFLIHQNQKRQAYLGVSTLVEHFLFRKDIPETILLPIDIINVENASFYVS; encoded by the coding sequence ATGGATAAAAAGTACACCATTAAGGATATAGCAAAAATGGCCGGAGTTTCGAAAGGGACTGTCGACAGGGTTTTGCATAACAGAGGAAAAGTTTCTCCTACAGCACTGGACAAAATAAATGAAGTTTTAAACGTCATTAATTACGAACCGAACTTAATTGCACGAAATTTAAAGAACACCAAAGTTTACAGAATTTGTGTTTTACTGCCTGATCCGGAAATCGACCCGTACTGGCTTCCTTGTATTAATGGAATCCAGGATGCTAAAACCGAATTTAAAGCGTATAGTGTTATTATCGAAACACACTTCTTTAATCCGGAAAGCACCAAATCGTTCTTAAGTGCTCATGATATCATTATCCAAAAATCACCTGATGCTGTTTTAATTGCTCCATTGTTTCACAAAGAAACGGTAGAAATTGTAAAGCAATATGACGATTTAAACATCATTGTAAACACATTCAACAACCAAATTGAAGGTGAATCTATAAAAAGTTTTGTTGGACAGGATTTGCATAAAAGCGGTCGTGTAGCTGCCAGCCTAATGAATCTGATTTTGACAGAAGGACAGATCGCCATCATACACATTGACGAAAGCCTTAAGAATGCGGTACACATGCAGGAAAAAGAAAAAGGCTTTAAAAGTTACTTTGACGAGAAAAAGATTAGCGGTTTTTCACTCACTACTCTAAAACTAAAACATCAGAATGTGGAAACTAAATTTTCTGCGTTTTTAGACGAAAATCCAAATCTGAAAGGTATTTTTATCACGACCTCAAAAGCGTACCAGATTGCCTCTATACTGTCTACTGTAAAGGATAAAAAGATTGCAATTATCGGTTATGATTTAGTGGAAAAAAATGTGAATTTCCTGAATCAGGGATTGGTACATTTTTTAATTCATCAAAATCAAAAAAGACAGGCTTACTTAGGGGTGAGCACTTTAGTTGAACACTTTTTATTCCGAAAAGATATTCCGGAAACGATTTTACTTCCGATAGATATTATTAATGTAGAAAATGCTTCTTTCTACGTTTCTTAA
- a CDS encoding mevalonate kinase: protein MKKITSLAPGRTCLFGDHQDYLGLPVIACAIDRNIQLIAEQNLTQTFVLNMIDINETRTIDIDATFDKLESRDYFASSLRVLRRYGCVPNVGYDITITGDIPINSGTSSSSALLMAWIRFLIDAYGIDREVTPEFISKLGYESEVLEHGEPGGMMDHFSIGVGNIVYINTKDPFSYKVIGTSLKGLITGVSGVPKETIGLLGELKGNALISIDIVKQNFPDFDLHASKIEDLDRYRNCLPDRLVPFFEAALKNYHYTKEALKEFEKPVLDLKKIGGLMNQHHEVLRDLLKITVPRIDAMVNAALRAGAYGAKIVGSGGGGSIVVIANPEKEDLVIEAILEAGAQEAYAVAVDPGVRVIENVEI from the coding sequence GTGAAAAAAATTACCTCATTAGCCCCGGGCAGAACCTGTCTCTTTGGAGATCATCAGGATTATTTAGGATTACCGGTTATCGCCTGTGCAATCGATCGGAATATACAACTAATTGCCGAACAAAATCTGACTCAGACCTTTGTTTTAAATATGATTGATATTAATGAGACCCGTACCATTGATATTGACGCCACTTTCGACAAATTAGAATCCAGAGATTATTTTGCTTCCTCCTTACGCGTATTGCGCAGGTACGGCTGTGTACCAAACGTTGGATACGACATTACTATCACGGGAGATATTCCAATAAACTCCGGAACCTCGAGTTCTTCGGCTTTATTAATGGCATGGATTCGTTTTTTGATCGATGCCTATGGTATTGATCGTGAAGTTACACCTGAGTTTATTTCCAAATTGGGTTATGAATCTGAAGTATTGGAACACGGAGAACCGGGTGGAATGATGGATCATTTTAGCATTGGGGTGGGGAATATTGTGTACATCAATACCAAAGATCCCTTTTCGTATAAAGTTATAGGAACGAGCCTGAAAGGCCTGATAACAGGAGTTTCGGGAGTTCCAAAAGAAACAATCGGTTTGTTGGGAGAATTAAAAGGAAATGCTTTAATTTCTATTGATATCGTAAAGCAAAATTTTCCGGATTTTGATCTGCATGCTTCCAAAATAGAAGACCTGGATCGATACCGAAATTGCTTGCCGGATCGATTGGTTCCTTTCTTCGAAGCCGCATTAAAAAACTATCATTATACCAAAGAAGCTCTGAAAGAGTTTGAAAAACCAGTTTTAGATCTTAAAAAAATAGGCGGATTGATGAACCAGCATCATGAAGTTTTACGTGATTTATTAAAAATTACTGTACCGCGAATTGATGCTATGGTTAATGCTGCTTTGCGCGCGGGTGCTTACGGAGCAAAAATTGTAGGTTCAGGCGGCGGCGGAAGTATTGTGGTTATCGCAAATCCGGAAAAAGAAGATCTGGTGATCGAAGCCATTCTCGAAGCAGGAGCTCAGGAAGCCTATGCCGTAGCTGTTGATCCGGGTGTAAGGGTTATTGAAAATGTTGAGATTTAA
- a CDS encoding SusC/RagA family TonB-linked outer membrane protein, which translates to MKFLTKKRPEDFRLKNLPGAEIKLTLFLVFVFTVQVSATSAVRINRRTDIAFFFEKTVKGKVTDQNGLPIAGANVVVKGSRTGVQTDSDGSFAIIVADNVTKLIISYVGMEDQEVTVGNSPLKIVLKEAGQKLEEIVIGYGKAKKKDLTGSVSSIGKDNLNLGGTISNVGQALQGRASGVQVQQNSYAPGTNPSIVIRGGNSLNNSNSPLYVVDGFITSTGASISPNDIENIQILKDASSTAIYGSRGANGVILITTKKGKSGKMQIEAEISDGFQSIIKEPSLINGQQYADIQNAIAKENGRPPVFSSDFPVANTNWFKAATRPGEVINRTITFSGSDKTSKFFLSGNYIKQTGAIENTDFKRYSVRMGGEKRFNDKLNVGTNIYGAASEGNNSDFGDNILSPLFSIQTAPPTIPIYNPDGSYYKFQGKDNALALLLEPTDHIINRLVNGNMFLDYEIIKGLTYHFGAGAEWQENIEGKYTPRTLVAGAALKGSGSEENKTYFRWSTEQYLTYKFNINEHSMSAMIGTSNQKDTYEFLRAAGTGFSNDALTYHNLDAAAVYLKPETEKIETKLTSYFGRLNYSFGDRYLAAFTLRKDGSSRFGSNNSFGIFPSGAVAWKISNESFMQNSKTFSDLKLRVSYGVTGADGIGDYAFMPTLRAWGVTIGDGNFVNGTEPANLANKDLKWEQTTQTDIGLDMGFFNDRITATIDVYKKRTTDALIRVPIGGWWGFNTQTINSGVIDNKGIELGITSTNFRNDHFLWTTSLNVAYNKQEVVSLADNVAIISQNTSNPSGTVSGREFTRLEPGKEMGVLYGFKYAGVIKTGEVYAPQPLSKPGDPKYEDLDGDGEITVKDRTYLGNSTPHYTLGFNNDFKIGNFDLNIFFQGAFDYSVYNMTRMVGESTTSTDALNRWVAGTNENTDVPRDGYYKSTYGSYVNSKFVEEASYLRLKNLSIGYTIPESVLKPLKFVDNIRLYAIGQNLLTITNYSGNDPEVNGHFTNDTTKQNLGGGIDFNSFPASRTIILGIKVAIH; encoded by the coding sequence ATGAAATTTTTAACCAAAAAAAGACCCGAAGATTTTAGGCTAAAAAATCTTCCCGGTGCAGAGATTAAACTCACACTTTTTTTAGTATTCGTTTTTACAGTCCAGGTTTCAGCAACCTCAGCCGTAAGAATAAATCGCAGAACTGATATTGCATTCTTTTTTGAAAAAACAGTGAAGGGTAAAGTAACAGATCAAAACGGACTTCCTATCGCCGGAGCAAATGTTGTTGTAAAAGGAAGCCGCACAGGAGTACAAACTGATTCAGACGGAAGTTTTGCCATTATTGTTGCTGATAATGTAACGAAACTTATCATTTCCTACGTTGGTATGGAAGATCAGGAAGTAACGGTAGGAAACTCACCTTTAAAAATTGTCCTCAAAGAGGCGGGACAAAAATTAGAAGAAATAGTTATAGGATACGGAAAAGCTAAGAAAAAAGACCTTACGGGTTCTGTAAGTTCTATCGGCAAAGACAATTTAAACTTAGGAGGTACTATCTCTAACGTTGGTCAGGCTCTGCAAGGGCGCGCTTCGGGAGTTCAGGTACAGCAAAACAGCTACGCTCCGGGAACCAATCCTTCAATTGTTATCAGAGGAGGAAATTCTCTTAACAATTCAAATTCGCCTTTGTATGTTGTAGATGGTTTCATTACCAGTACAGGAGCCTCTATCAGTCCGAACGACATTGAAAATATTCAAATTCTAAAAGACGCCTCCTCTACTGCTATTTATGGTTCAAGAGGTGCAAATGGAGTTATCCTGATTACGACTAAAAAAGGAAAATCAGGTAAGATGCAGATTGAAGCTGAAATCTCAGATGGTTTTCAAAGCATTATCAAGGAACCTTCTCTTATCAACGGACAGCAATATGCCGACATTCAAAATGCTATTGCGAAAGAGAATGGAAGACCTCCTGTTTTTTCTTCCGATTTCCCAGTTGCTAATACCAATTGGTTTAAGGCCGCAACACGTCCCGGAGAAGTAATAAACCGAACCATTACTTTTAGCGGAAGCGACAAAACCTCTAAATTTTTCCTTTCCGGAAACTACATCAAACAAACCGGAGCTATCGAAAATACTGATTTTAAAAGATACAGTGTGAGAATGGGTGGAGAAAAAAGATTTAATGATAAATTAAACGTAGGTACTAACATTTACGGAGCTGCCAGTGAGGGAAATAACAGCGATTTTGGAGATAATATTTTATCCCCGTTGTTTTCTATTCAGACCGCTCCCCCTACGATCCCTATTTACAATCCCGACGGTTCTTATTACAAATTTCAGGGAAAAGACAATGCTTTGGCACTTTTGTTAGAACCAACCGATCATATTATCAACAGATTGGTTAACGGAAATATGTTCTTAGACTACGAAATCATTAAAGGGCTTACCTATCACTTTGGTGCAGGTGCGGAATGGCAGGAAAACATCGAAGGAAAATATACTCCAAGAACACTGGTTGCGGGAGCAGCTTTAAAGGGATCCGGTTCTGAGGAAAACAAAACCTATTTTAGATGGAGTACGGAGCAATATCTAACTTACAAATTCAATATTAACGAACATTCGATGAGTGCCATGATTGGTACGTCTAATCAAAAAGATACGTATGAGTTTTTGAGAGCGGCCGGAACCGGTTTTTCTAACGATGCATTAACCTATCACAACCTTGACGCGGCAGCTGTTTATTTGAAACCCGAGACTGAGAAAATCGAAACAAAACTAACTTCCTATTTCGGAAGGCTAAATTATTCTTTCGGCGATCGATATCTTGCTGCGTTCACCCTAAGAAAAGACGGTTCTTCCCGTTTTGGGAGCAATAATTCTTTCGGAATATTCCCTTCAGGAGCGGTAGCATGGAAAATATCTAACGAATCTTTTATGCAAAACTCCAAAACTTTCTCTGACCTTAAGTTAAGAGTTAGCTACGGTGTTACAGGGGCAGATGGTATTGGAGATTATGCCTTCATGCCAACCTTAAGAGCCTGGGGAGTAACTATTGGAGATGGAAATTTTGTTAATGGTACGGAACCTGCCAATTTAGCCAATAAAGACTTAAAATGGGAACAAACCACTCAGACTGATATTGGATTGGACATGGGATTTTTTAATGACAGAATAACCGCAACAATCGATGTGTATAAAAAAAGAACTACTGATGCCCTTATCAGAGTCCCTATTGGCGGATGGTGGGGTTTTAATACACAAACCATCAACTCCGGAGTGATTGATAATAAAGGCATTGAATTGGGAATTACCAGTACTAATTTCAGAAACGATCATTTCTTGTGGACCACTTCATTAAATGTGGCTTACAACAAACAGGAAGTCGTTTCACTTGCCGATAATGTTGCTATTATCAGCCAAAATACTTCTAATCCAAGCGGAACGGTTTCGGGACGAGAATTTACCAGACTGGAACCGGGTAAAGAAATGGGCGTTTTATATGGTTTTAAATATGCCGGAGTAATCAAAACCGGAGAAGTATATGCTCCGCAGCCTTTGTCTAAACCGGGTGATCCAAAATACGAAGACTTAGACGGAGACGGCGAAATTACCGTAAAAGACAGAACTTATTTAGGCAATTCAACACCACATTATACTCTTGGGTTTAACAATGATTTCAAAATTGGGAACTTCGATCTGAACATCTTTTTTCAGGGAGCTTTTGATTATTCGGTTTACAATATGACCCGAATGGTTGGAGAATCAACCACAAGTACCGATGCTTTAAACCGTTGGGTAGCGGGTACCAACGAAAATACGGATGTTCCAAGAGACGGTTATTACAAAAGTACTTATGGAAGTTATGTCAATTCAAAATTTGTAGAAGAAGCCTCTTACCTGCGCCTAAAAAACCTTTCTATCGGATACACCATTCCTGAAAGTGTTTTAAAACCACTCAAATTTGTAGACAATATCAGATTGTATGCCATTGGACAAAACTTACTGACGATTACGAATTATTCGGGAAATGATCCTGAGGTAAACGGACATTTCACAAACGATACTACCAAACAAAACCTTGGTGGCGGAATCGATTTCAATTCATTCCCGGCTTCACGAACTATCATTTTGGGGATAAAGGTTGCCATTCATTAG
- a CDS encoding sugar-binding protein encodes MKEYQVVLQDKSQEKEVQNSIVSFWENANCLTDFCSPWKSDPLSKIEFRALWDLENFFFNFRVFDTRIYIDQKDDSFDSIGNSDRVELFFRTNESLDPYYCLEMDTAGRLMDFRARPNKEFDFDWKWPKTDFEIKTSKGENSFTVEGRISIKSLKELNLIHNNTIEAGVFRAKFLENEKLQYEPTWISWVNPNTETPNFHIASSFGKFILME; translated from the coding sequence GTGAAAGAATATCAGGTAGTTTTACAAGATAAAAGTCAGGAAAAAGAAGTGCAAAATTCTATTGTATCATTCTGGGAAAACGCAAATTGCTTAACTGATTTTTGCTCGCCATGGAAAAGTGATCCACTATCAAAAATAGAATTCAGAGCGCTCTGGGATCTTGAAAATTTCTTTTTTAATTTCAGAGTTTTTGATACCCGGATTTATATCGATCAAAAAGACGATAGTTTTGATAGTATTGGAAATTCAGATCGTGTAGAATTGTTTTTTAGAACGAACGAATCCCTCGATCCTTATTATTGTCTGGAAATGGATACTGCCGGGCGTTTAATGGATTTTAGAGCTCGTCCCAACAAGGAATTTGATTTTGACTGGAAATGGCCTAAAACCGATTTCGAGATTAAAACCTCAAAAGGTGAAAATTCTTTTACAGTTGAAGGACGAATCAGTATAAAATCCTTAAAAGAATTGAATTTAATACACAACAATACTATAGAAGCAGGTGTTTTTAGAGCTAAGTTTTTGGAGAATGAAAAGCTACAGTATGAACCCACTTGGATTTCCTGGGTAAATCCTAATACCGAAACTCCTAATTTTCACATTGCTTCTTCTTTTGGGAAATTTATTTTGATGGAATAG
- a CDS encoding sugar MFS transporter — translation MSKIETAIHIEKRSSIIPMIILTALFFILGFVTWLNGPLIPFFELACELSSSQAYFVTFAFYIAYFVMAVPSSWVIEKVGYKNGISLGLLIIAAGAFMFYPAAESRTFLLFLIALFVMGTGLAILQTASNPYVVVIGPRESAAARISVLGIANKLAGFVAPLILTALVLSNMQGFTADKIAVLDAVSKTNALNSLALQLQRPYLYMGLIIMVLALLVKLSPLPEIDLDEEGNVAHLSIFKQIRNAFRRPQLVLGVITLMLYLAAEVLAGDSIGGFGKQLGVYGTEGNFYLKLTSFTMSAMVVGYILGITLIPKYLSQVTALKGSGVLGVILVLAIVLISPKIMIQLPGIPNLPVVILLVALLGLANALCWPAIWPMALEDLGGYTKIGSAILIMGIIGGAIFPLFYGMITENINAANTANGTVGVSKSGNQIAYLMLLPSYLMILFYAVKGHKYRKW, via the coding sequence ATGTCAAAAATTGAGACTGCAATACATATAGAAAAGAGGAGTTCAATCATTCCGATGATTATTCTTACCGCATTGTTTTTTATATTGGGATTTGTCACCTGGTTAAACGGACCTTTAATTCCTTTTTTTGAATTAGCGTGCGAGTTGTCTTCTTCTCAAGCTTATTTTGTAACTTTTGCTTTTTATATTGCCTATTTTGTAATGGCAGTTCCATCGTCCTGGGTCATTGAAAAGGTAGGGTATAAAAATGGTATTTCTTTAGGATTATTAATCATTGCAGCCGGAGCATTTATGTTTTATCCAGCCGCCGAAAGCCGAACCTTTTTACTGTTTTTAATTGCTTTGTTTGTGATGGGAACCGGTCTGGCAATTTTGCAGACGGCTTCAAATCCCTATGTAGTAGTAATTGGGCCGAGAGAAAGTGCCGCAGCCAGAATTAGTGTGCTGGGTATTGCCAATAAACTGGCAGGTTTTGTGGCGCCATTGATATTAACGGCACTGGTACTGTCTAACATGCAGGGATTTACAGCAGATAAGATTGCGGTTTTAGACGCCGTTTCAAAAACAAATGCTTTAAATTCACTTGCATTACAATTGCAAAGACCCTATCTTTATATGGGATTGATTATAATGGTTTTAGCACTTTTGGTAAAACTGTCTCCACTTCCGGAAATTGATTTGGATGAAGAAGGAAATGTAGCACATCTGAGTATTTTTAAGCAAATTAGAAATGCTTTCAGACGTCCGCAATTGGTTTTAGGAGTAATCACTTTGATGCTGTATTTAGCAGCCGAAGTCCTGGCCGGAGATTCTATTGGAGGATTCGGAAAACAATTAGGCGTATATGGAACTGAAGGGAATTTTTATTTAAAACTAACTTCGTTTACCATGTCGGCAATGGTTGTAGGGTATATATTAGGGATCACATTAATTCCAAAATACCTTTCACAAGTAACAGCTTTGAAAGGATCCGGAGTTTTGGGAGTAATTTTAGTGTTGGCAATAGTATTGATTTCGCCAAAAATAATGATTCAGTTACCCGGGATTCCAAACTTACCGGTGGTGATACTTTTAGTAGCGTTATTAGGCTTGGCCAACGCGCTTTGCTGGCCGGCAATTTGGCCGATGGCATTAGAAGATTTGGGAGGTTATACTAAAATTGGAAGTGCAATTTTGATCATGGGGATCATCGGAGGAGCAATTTTTCCTTTGTTCTACGGAATGATCACTGAAAATATAAATGCAGCAAATACGGCAAATGGTACCGTGGGAGTTTCAAAAAGCGGGAATCAGATTGCTTATTTAATGCTGCTGCCATCCTATTTAATGATCCTTTTTTACGCAGTAAAAGGACATAAATATCGAAAGTGGTAA